Proteins co-encoded in one Vibrio fortis genomic window:
- a CDS encoding PadR family transcriptional regulator, protein MSLPHVILTVLSTRDATGYDITKEFSASIGYFWKASHQQVYRELNKMAQNEQVTCVLEPQEGKPDRKVYSITDAGRRALGEWFEQPTAHPTVRDEFSAKLMACAVQPSAAYQVQLAELVEESRKLVSHYKEIEAAYYATPSTLDKQARLERLTLRRNLLIREAWIMWAEEVLLELETLA, encoded by the coding sequence ATGTCATTACCACACGTAATTCTAACCGTTTTAAGTACACGCGATGCTACTGGTTACGATATCACTAAAGAATTCTCAGCAAGCATTGGATACTTCTGGAAAGCTAGCCACCAACAAGTTTACCGTGAGCTCAACAAAATGGCTCAAAATGAACAGGTAACTTGCGTGCTAGAGCCTCAAGAAGGCAAACCTGACCGTAAAGTTTACTCAATCACAGACGCTGGCCGTCGCGCTCTTGGCGAATGGTTTGAACAGCCAACGGCTCACCCAACTGTACGTGATGAGTTCTCAGCAAAACTGATGGCTTGTGCCGTTCAACCATCTGCTGCATACCAAGTGCAACTGGCTGAGCTAGTTGAAGAGTCTCGCAAGCTAGTTTCTCACTACAAAGAGATTGAAGCAGCTTACTACGCAACGCCATCAACACTAGACAAGCAAGCACGTCTAGAGCGACTAACTCTGCGTCGTAACCTACTTATCCGCGAAGCTTGGATCATGTGGGCAGAAGAAGTTCTATTAGAGCTTGAAACGCTAGCATAA
- a CDS encoding O-succinylhomoserine (thiol)-lyase, whose amino-acid sequence MSSRKPATIAVRTGIESDTQHHAVVPPIYLSTNYGFPAFGEVPKYDYTRSGNPNRGLLETALFELESGKGAVVTNCGTSALNLWVSAFLGSDDLIVAPHDCYGGTYRLFNTRSQKGDFKVLFVDQSDQAAFDAAIALKPKLILLETPSNPLVRVVDIAETCRKAKEVGALVAVDNTFLTPVFQKPLELGADFVIHSTTKYINGHSDVIGGVVITKTEEHAEELAWWGNCIGATGTPFDSYMTLRGIRTLGARMRVHEESSREILTALQKQPLVDTIYHPSLPEHPGHEIAKKQQSGFGSMLSFEFAGSFEALKHFVGELELFSLAESLGGVESLICHPASMTHRAMGEEALAEAGVSHQLLRLSVGLEDAEDLIADLEQAFAKAQQFIDNGERK is encoded by the coding sequence ATGAGCAGCCGGAAACCAGCAACCATCGCCGTACGTACTGGTATCGAGTCAGACACTCAACATCATGCCGTTGTTCCACCCATTTATCTGTCGACCAACTACGGTTTTCCCGCTTTTGGTGAAGTTCCTAAGTATGATTACACTCGTTCAGGCAACCCAAACCGAGGCTTGCTAGAGACAGCTCTGTTTGAATTGGAATCAGGCAAGGGAGCAGTGGTGACTAACTGTGGTACGTCAGCACTTAATCTATGGGTCTCGGCGTTTCTTGGTAGTGACGATCTGATCGTGGCGCCACACGACTGCTACGGTGGTACTTACCGTCTTTTCAATACGCGTTCACAAAAGGGTGATTTTAAGGTGCTGTTTGTTGATCAATCGGATCAAGCGGCATTCGATGCTGCGATCGCACTGAAACCAAAGTTGATCTTGTTGGAAACACCATCAAACCCACTCGTTCGCGTAGTTGATATTGCTGAGACTTGTCGCAAGGCAAAAGAGGTGGGTGCGTTGGTGGCGGTGGATAACACCTTTTTGACTCCGGTGTTCCAAAAGCCTCTAGAGCTTGGTGCGGACTTTGTTATCCACTCAACCACCAAATACATCAATGGTCACTCAGATGTGATTGGCGGCGTAGTGATTACGAAAACTGAAGAGCATGCCGAAGAGCTGGCTTGGTGGGGCAACTGTATTGGTGCAACGGGGACACCATTTGATAGCTATATGACACTGCGCGGTATCCGTACCCTGGGTGCACGTATGCGTGTTCATGAAGAGAGCTCTCGTGAAATTCTAACGGCGCTGCAGAAACAGCCTTTGGTCGATACCATTTATCACCCAAGCCTTCCAGAACACCCAGGTCATGAGATTGCTAAGAAGCAGCAATCTGGTTTTGGGTCTATGCTGAGTTTTGAATTTGCAGGCTCTTTTGAGGCGCTTAAGCACTTTGTTGGGGAGTTGGAGCTATTCTCACTGGCTGAATCTCTGGGCGGTGTTGAGAGCTTGATTTGTCACCCTGCGTCAATGACACACCGTGCAATGGGTGAAGAAGCCCTAGCGGAAGCTGGTGTGTCTCATCAACTTCTGAGACTGTCGGTGGGTCTAGAAGATGCAGAAGACCTGATTGCTGATCTTGAGCAAGCCTTCGCAAAAGCGCAGCAGTTCATTGATAACGGGGAGCGTAAGTAA
- the ppc gene encoding phosphoenolpyruvate carboxylase: MTMNEKYAALKSNVSMLGRLLGNTIQDAHGDVILEKVETIRKLSKSARAGNQADRDSLVEEIKNLPNEQLTPVARAFNQFLNLTNMAEQYHTISRHCEEHVCEPDVLQSLFSKLNQNDISKLDAAQAVRDLNIELVLTAHPTEITRRTMINKLVKINECLSKLELSDLSNKERVKTERRLEQLIAQGWHSDVIRQQRPTPLDEAKWGFAVVENSLWEAVPEFLREMDGRLKGFLGEGLPIDARPVHFSSWMGGDRDGNPFVTHSITKEVLRLSRWKAADLYLGDINELITELSMTKCNDTVRELAGDEHEAYRAILKSLRTLLTDTLEVLDAKLHDAEVPKKTTLQNIDQLWTPLYACYQSLHECGMGVIADGSLLDTLRRIKAFGVHLVRLDIRQESTRHSDVLSELTRYLGIGDYDQWSEQDKIAFLTNELSSKRPLLPRDWEPSEPVKEVLDTCKVIAAQPREAFGAYVISMARTASDVLAVHLLLQESGCPYRMDVCPLFETLDDLNNSEAVMKQLMGIDLYRGFIQNHQMVMIGYSDSAKDAGVMSAGWAQYDAMDKLVKACEEEGIELTLFHGRGGTVGRGGAPAHAALLSQPPKSLKGGLRVTEQGEMIRFKLGLPDVAVNSFNLYASAILEANLLPPPEPKQEWRDLMEVLSQVSCEAYRNVVRGEEKFVPYFRQATPELELGKLPLGSRPAKRNPNGGVESLRAIPWIFSWSQNRLVLPAWLGAGEAIQYSVDQGHQALLEEMCREWPFFSTRLGMLEMVYSKCNMEIAKYYDQRLVDEELLPLGEKLREQLQKDIKAVLNVENNENLMQSDPWGQESIRLRNIYVEPLNMLQAELLYRTRQSETPPAELEEALMVTIAGIAAGMRNTG, translated from the coding sequence ATGACAATGAACGAGAAATACGCCGCTCTCAAGAGTAACGTGAGCATGCTAGGACGCTTGCTAGGTAACACTATTCAAGACGCGCATGGCGACGTAATCCTAGAGAAAGTGGAAACTATCCGTAAACTTTCCAAGTCAGCTCGAGCAGGTAACCAAGCTGACCGCGATAGCCTAGTTGAAGAGATCAAAAATTTACCTAACGAGCAACTGACCCCTGTCGCTCGTGCTTTCAACCAATTTCTAAACCTCACCAACATGGCAGAGCAGTACCATACGATTTCTCGCCACTGTGAAGAGCACGTTTGTGAACCAGACGTACTTCAATCTCTGTTCTCTAAGCTAAACCAAAATGACATCAGCAAGCTCGATGCGGCTCAAGCAGTACGCGACCTCAATATCGAACTTGTGCTGACAGCTCACCCAACTGAAATCACTCGTCGCACCATGATCAACAAGCTGGTTAAGATCAACGAGTGTTTATCAAAACTTGAGCTAAGCGACCTATCAAACAAAGAACGTGTGAAAACCGAGCGTCGTCTAGAGCAACTTATCGCTCAAGGTTGGCACTCAGACGTAATTCGTCAGCAACGCCCAACGCCGCTTGATGAAGCGAAATGGGGTTTTGCCGTTGTTGAAAACTCACTATGGGAAGCCGTACCAGAATTCCTGCGTGAAATGGATGGTCGTTTAAAAGGCTTCCTTGGCGAAGGTCTACCTATCGACGCTCGCCCTGTACACTTCTCATCTTGGATGGGTGGTGACCGAGACGGTAACCCGTTTGTTACGCACTCAATCACTAAAGAAGTACTGCGTCTCTCTCGCTGGAAAGCGGCTGACCTTTACCTTGGTGACATCAACGAGCTGATCACTGAGCTGTCGATGACCAAGTGCAACGACACCGTTCGCGAACTGGCTGGTGATGAGCACGAAGCTTACCGTGCCATCCTTAAGAGCCTGCGTACGCTCCTTACGGATACGCTTGAAGTGCTTGATGCGAAGCTACACGACGCAGAAGTACCAAAGAAGACCACACTACAGAACATCGACCAACTGTGGACACCGCTTTACGCATGTTACCAATCGCTGCATGAATGTGGCATGGGCGTAATCGCAGACGGTTCACTGTTGGATACACTGCGCCGTATCAAGGCCTTTGGTGTACACCTAGTTCGTCTTGATATCCGCCAAGAGAGTACACGTCACTCAGACGTTCTTTCTGAACTGACTCGCTACCTAGGTATCGGTGACTACGACCAATGGAGTGAGCAAGATAAGATTGCTTTCCTAACTAACGAGCTAAGCTCTAAGCGTCCACTACTTCCGCGTGATTGGGAGCCATCTGAGCCAGTAAAAGAGGTTCTAGACACCTGTAAGGTGATTGCGGCACAACCTCGTGAAGCCTTTGGTGCTTACGTTATCTCAATGGCACGCACAGCCTCAGACGTACTAGCGGTTCACTTACTGCTGCAAGAATCAGGCTGTCCGTACCGCATGGACGTATGTCCGCTGTTCGAAACCCTAGATGACTTGAACAACTCTGAAGCGGTAATGAAGCAGCTAATGGGCATCGACCTGTACCGTGGCTTTATCCAGAACCACCAAATGGTGATGATCGGCTACTCTGACTCAGCAAAAGATGCGGGCGTAATGTCTGCGGGTTGGGCTCAATACGATGCAATGGATAAGCTTGTTAAAGCGTGCGAAGAGGAAGGCATTGAACTGACTCTATTCCACGGTCGTGGTGGTACCGTTGGTCGTGGTGGTGCACCTGCACACGCAGCACTCCTTTCTCAGCCACCAAAAAGCCTGAAAGGCGGCCTACGTGTAACAGAGCAAGGCGAGATGATTCGCTTTAAGCTTGGTCTACCAGATGTCGCGGTTAACAGCTTTAATCTATACGCTAGCGCAATTCTAGAAGCGAACCTACTTCCACCACCAGAGCCGAAACAAGAGTGGCGCGATCTGATGGAAGTGCTGTCTCAAGTATCTTGTGAAGCCTACCGTAATGTTGTTCGTGGTGAAGAGAAGTTCGTACCGTATTTCCGTCAGGCAACCCCTGAACTAGAGCTTGGTAAACTGCCTCTTGGCTCTCGCCCTGCCAAACGTAATCCAAACGGTGGTGTAGAAAGCCTACGTGCGATTCCATGGATCTTCTCTTGGAGTCAAAACCGCCTTGTTCTACCTGCATGGTTAGGTGCCGGTGAAGCGATTCAATACTCGGTTGATCAAGGCCATCAAGCGCTACTTGAAGAGATGTGCCGCGAATGGCCATTCTTCTCAACTCGCTTAGGTATGCTTGAGATGGTTTACTCGAAGTGTAATATGGAAATCGCTAAGTACTATGATCAGCGTTTGGTCGACGAAGAGCTATTGCCTCTGGGTGAAAAACTTCGTGAACAGCTACAAAAAGACATCAAAGCGGTGCTAAATGTAGAGAACAACGAAAACCTAATGCAGAGCGACCCTTGGGGACAAGAATCTATCCGCCTACGTAATATCTACGTTGAGCCATTGAACATGCTTCAAGCTGAGCTGCTTTACCGTACTCGTCAGAGTGAAACGCCACCAGCAGAGCTAGAAGAAGCGCTTATGGTGACCATTGCAGGTATTGCAGCAGGCATGCGCAACACTGGTTAA
- a CDS encoding malic enzyme-like NAD(P)-binding protein, with amino-acid sequence MSDDTLQAQSEELSPQEQFRQQALDYHEFPIPGKIAVELTKSANSAEDLALAYSPGVAEPVREIAQNVDNVYKYTGKGNMVAVISNGTAILGLGNLGPIASKPVMEGKALLFKRFAGLDSIDIEVKHRTIDEFVDTVANIADTFGGINLEDIKAPDCFEIERRLIERCDVPVFHDDQHGTAIVTAAGMLNAIELQGKKLEECKIVCLGAGAAAVACMELLIKCGAQREKIYMLDRKGVIHTRRDDLNEYKQLFANNTDKRTLEDVIDGADLFLGVSGPNLLPAEALKLMADKPIVFACSNPDPEIKPELAHEVRSDLIMGTGRSDYPNQVNNVLCFPFIFRGALDVRASEINDAMKLAAVEAIRELAKEEVPADVLKAAGADSLEFGKGYIIPKPMDPRLLPRVAKAVAQAAVESGVARIEMPANYMA; translated from the coding sequence ATGTCTGATGACACTCTCCAAGCTCAATCTGAAGAACTATCACCTCAAGAACAATTCCGTCAGCAAGCTCTTGATTATCATGAGTTCCCAATTCCTGGCAAAATTGCCGTTGAACTGACAAAGTCTGCAAATTCTGCAGAAGATCTGGCCCTCGCTTACAGCCCAGGTGTGGCTGAGCCAGTTCGTGAAATCGCACAGAACGTTGATAACGTTTATAAGTACACTGGTAAAGGCAACATGGTTGCAGTTATCTCTAACGGTACAGCGATTCTTGGCCTAGGTAACTTAGGTCCTATTGCTTCTAAACCTGTAATGGAAGGTAAAGCGCTGCTGTTTAAGCGTTTTGCAGGTTTAGATTCTATCGATATTGAAGTAAAACACCGCACAATCGATGAGTTCGTTGATACGGTAGCGAACATTGCTGATACATTCGGTGGTATCAACCTAGAAGACATCAAAGCACCTGACTGTTTTGAGATTGAACGTCGCCTAATCGAGCGTTGTGATGTTCCAGTATTCCACGATGACCAACACGGCACTGCGATCGTAACGGCTGCGGGTATGCTGAACGCGATTGAGCTTCAAGGTAAGAAGCTAGAAGAGTGTAAGATTGTTTGTTTGGGTGCGGGTGCAGCAGCGGTTGCGTGTATGGAACTGTTGATCAAATGTGGCGCACAGCGCGAGAAGATCTACATGCTAGACCGTAAAGGTGTTATCCACACTCGTCGTGATGACCTGAACGAATACAAGCAGCTGTTTGCGAACAACACTGATAAGCGTACTCTAGAAGATGTTATTGATGGCGCAGACCTATTCCTAGGTGTATCTGGTCCTAACCTATTGCCAGCAGAAGCGCTGAAGCTAATGGCTGATAAGCCAATCGTATTCGCATGTTCTAACCCAGATCCAGAGATCAAGCCAGAGCTTGCGCACGAAGTACGTAGCGACCTTATCATGGGTACTGGTCGTAGTGATTACCCGAACCAGGTAAACAACGTTCTTTGCTTCCCATTCATCTTCCGCGGTGCTCTTGATGTGCGTGCAAGCGAAATCAACGACGCAATGAAGTTAGCAGCGGTTGAAGCGATTCGTGAACTTGCGAAAGAAGAAGTACCTGCAGACGTACTAAAAGCAGCAGGTGCTGATTCACTTGAGTTTGGTAAAGGATACATCATTCCTAAGCCGATGGATCCACGTCTATTGCCTCGCGTTGCTAAAGCGGTTGCTCAAGCAGCGGTTGAATCAGGTGTGGCTCGTATCGAGATGCCTGCAAACTATATGGCATAG
- the rpmE gene encoding 50S ribosomal protein L31, with protein MKVGIHPEYKAVKATCSCGNEFEFNSTLDKDSIHLDVCDKCHPFYTGKQRIVDTGGRVDRFNKRFGALSSKK; from the coding sequence ATGAAAGTTGGTATCCACCCAGAATACAAAGCTGTTAAAGCTACTTGCTCTTGCGGCAACGAGTTCGAATTCAACTCAACTCTAGACAAAGATTCTATCCACCTAGACGTATGTGACAAATGTCACCCGTTCTACACTGGTAAGCAACGTATCGTTGATACAGGCGGCCGTGTTGATCGCTTCAACAAGCGTTTCGGTGCTCTATCTAGCAAGAAGTAA
- the metJ gene encoding met regulon transcriptional regulator MetJ has product MADWNGEYISPYAEHGKKSEQVKKITVSIPLKVLKVLTDERTRRQINNLRHATNSELLCEAFLHAYTGQPLPTDEDLRKDRPDDIPAEVKKLMTEMGIEFEAFDEE; this is encoded by the coding sequence ATGGCCGACTGGAATGGTGAATACATAAGCCCATATGCTGAGCATGGAAAGAAAAGCGAACAAGTAAAGAAAATTACAGTTTCTATCCCTCTAAAAGTGTTGAAGGTTCTAACTGACGAGCGTACTCGCCGCCAGATTAACAACCTACGCCATGCAACAAACAGTGAGCTACTATGTGAAGCCTTTCTGCATGCATATACTGGCCAGCCTCTACCAACAGATGAAGACCTGCGTAAAGATCGCCCAGACGACATCCCTGCTGAAGTGAAAAAGCTGATGACAGAGATGGGCATCGAGTTCGAAGCATTTGACGAAGAATAA
- a CDS encoding bifunctional aspartate kinase/homoserine dehydrogenase II, with the protein MANFRQLHKFGGSSLANPECYQRVVNILKEYSSETDLVVVSAAGKTTNRLIEFLEALDKDGRLAHECLQSLRQFQLELVSELLEGEVAEQLTVTLQREFTALGELTAPLTEAQKAAVLGHGEVWSSRLLAALLCQSDLQAVAQDARDFLRAEAGAQPEVDRARSYALIKESLAQHSHCRVVITGFMAQNSAGETVLLGRNGSDYSATVIGALAEVDRVTIWSDVAGVYSADPRLVSDACLLPLLRLDEASELARLAAPVLHSRTLQPVAQSAMDLSLRCSYQPESGSTQIERVLASGRGAKIITSLDDVLLIQLTFGHGHDFERLESEVLEGLKRAQLEPLAYELQSDQNCLRLAYTEEIAGGALEYLQDHAIEAEIKLKEGYSLVAAVGAGVTKNPNHCYGFYQQLKGAPVEFISESQSRLSLVAVVRKSETETLVKGIHSQLFQAQKRVAIALCGKGNIGSSWLSLFAEQKVELEKRRGMNFELVAVVDSQTYWYDEQGIDARAVADRFDDEAVTYQDGEWLTKLGSIQGYDEVVVLDVTASKVLADRYLDIAQQGIHLISANKVAGSASSEYYHQVQDAFAKISRHWLYNATVGAGLPINHTVRDLRESGDDIIALSGIFSGTLSWLFQQFDGSVPFSELVDLAWQQGLTEPDPRSDLDGSDVMRKLVILARESGLDIEPENVKVESLVPQELQDLSVDDFFDKASALSEVLAERLEKAQSQQKVLRYVARLEKNGKATVGVEALSKEHALANLLPCDNIFAIESKWYKDNPLVIRGPGAGREVTAGAIQSDLNRMSSLF; encoded by the coding sequence ATGGCTAACTTTCGCCAATTGCATAAATTTGGTGGTAGCAGTTTGGCAAACCCTGAGTGCTATCAGCGTGTCGTGAATATTCTTAAAGAGTACTCTAGCGAGACTGATTTGGTGGTGGTGTCTGCGGCAGGCAAAACCACTAATCGATTGATCGAATTTTTAGAGGCGCTAGATAAAGATGGGCGCTTGGCTCATGAGTGCCTGCAATCTCTGCGTCAGTTCCAGTTGGAGTTAGTTTCAGAACTCCTAGAGGGCGAGGTTGCAGAGCAGTTAACCGTAACCCTACAGCGAGAGTTTACGGCTTTAGGTGAACTAACCGCGCCATTGACTGAAGCACAAAAAGCAGCAGTGCTAGGCCATGGCGAAGTGTGGTCGTCGCGTTTGCTAGCCGCGCTTTTATGTCAGAGTGATCTTCAAGCTGTGGCGCAAGATGCTCGAGACTTTTTGCGTGCAGAGGCGGGTGCTCAACCTGAGGTGGATCGCGCACGTTCATACGCGTTGATTAAAGAGTCTCTTGCTCAACATTCTCATTGCCGCGTGGTGATTACCGGCTTCATGGCGCAGAACAGTGCCGGTGAGACGGTGTTGTTAGGTCGTAATGGTTCAGATTACTCAGCGACCGTGATTGGCGCATTGGCGGAAGTCGATCGTGTGACGATCTGGAGTGATGTTGCGGGTGTTTACAGTGCCGATCCAAGATTGGTTTCAGATGCTTGTCTACTGCCTTTGCTGCGTCTCGATGAAGCGAGTGAGCTAGCACGCTTGGCTGCACCTGTGCTACACAGTCGCACCCTACAACCTGTCGCCCAAAGCGCAATGGATCTCAGCCTGCGTTGCAGTTACCAGCCAGAGTCGGGCTCAACACAGATTGAGCGTGTACTGGCGTCGGGGCGCGGCGCGAAGATCATCACCTCTCTGGATGATGTGTTACTGATTCAGCTCACCTTTGGTCACGGCCATGATTTTGAACGCCTTGAAAGTGAGGTGCTCGAAGGGCTAAAGCGTGCTCAGCTAGAACCGCTGGCTTATGAACTGCAATCTGATCAAAACTGCTTGCGCCTTGCTTACACAGAAGAGATCGCAGGCGGCGCACTAGAGTATCTGCAAGACCATGCGATTGAAGCAGAGATCAAACTCAAAGAGGGCTACTCACTGGTTGCTGCGGTAGGTGCGGGGGTGACTAAGAACCCGAACCATTGTTACGGCTTCTATCAGCAGCTCAAGGGCGCACCGGTTGAATTTATCTCAGAATCTCAATCTCGTTTAAGCTTAGTGGCAGTGGTTCGTAAATCGGAAACCGAAACTCTAGTTAAAGGCATTCATTCTCAACTGTTTCAAGCTCAGAAGCGCGTGGCGATCGCACTGTGTGGTAAGGGGAACATCGGCTCAAGCTGGCTATCACTGTTCGCCGAGCAAAAGGTTGAGCTAGAAAAACGTCGTGGTATGAATTTTGAGTTGGTTGCTGTCGTTGATAGCCAAACTTATTGGTATGACGAACAAGGTATCGATGCTCGTGCTGTCGCGGATCGTTTTGACGACGAAGCGGTGACGTATCAAGATGGAGAATGGCTAACAAAGCTGGGTTCAATTCAAGGCTACGATGAAGTGGTTGTTTTGGATGTCACTGCGAGCAAGGTGCTTGCAGACAGATATCTGGATATTGCTCAGCAGGGTATTCATCTAATCTCTGCCAATAAAGTCGCGGGCTCTGCATCGAGTGAATACTACCATCAGGTGCAAGATGCATTCGCGAAGATCAGTCGTCATTGGTTGTATAACGCAACTGTGGGTGCTGGTTTGCCAATTAACCATACTGTACGAGACCTTCGTGAGAGTGGTGATGACATCATCGCGCTATCAGGCATCTTCTCAGGCACATTGTCTTGGTTGTTCCAGCAATTTGATGGTTCAGTACCATTTAGTGAATTGGTGGACTTAGCATGGCAACAAGGCCTAACGGAGCCTGACCCACGCTCTGATCTCGATGGCTCTGACGTGATGCGCAAATTGGTGATTCTAGCGCGCGAGTCGGGTTTGGATATTGAGCCAGAGAACGTCAAAGTGGAATCCTTGGTTCCTCAAGAGCTGCAAGACCTTTCTGTCGATGACTTCTTTGATAAAGCATCGGCATTGAGTGAAGTGCTGGCTGAGCGTCTAGAGAAAGCCCAATCACAGCAAAAAGTGTTGCGCTATGTTGCTCGCCTTGAAAAGAACGGTAAGGCAACGGTCGGTGTTGAGGCGCTATCGAAAGAGCATGCACTGGCGAATCTACTGCCGTGTGACAATATCTTTGCGATTGAGAGTAAGTGGTACAAAGATAATCCACTCGTTATTCGTGGACCAGGTGCTGGACGTGAAGTAACAGCCGGTGCAATTCAGTCCGATTTGAACAGAATGTCGAGCTTGTTCTAA
- the metF gene encoding methylenetetrahydrofolate reductase yields the protein MGYTHASHIDALNQNIAELSDNINVSFEFFPPSNEKMEETLWNSVHRLKTLQPKFVSVTYGANSGERDRTHSIIKEIKDQTGLVAAPHLTCIDASREELIQIADDYWANGIQSIVALRGDIPPGGGAPEMYASDLVKLLKSRHDFDISVAAFPEVHPEAKSAQADLLNLKRKVDAGANRAITQFFFDVESYLRFRDRCVAAGIDVEIVPGILPVSNFKQASRFAAMNNVKVPGWMAKQFEGLDDDPTTRQLVGASQAIDMVRTLSREGVKDFHFYTLNRAEMTYALCHTLGVRPQVAAL from the coding sequence ATGGGATACACACACGCAAGTCACATAGACGCTTTGAATCAGAATATTGCTGAGCTTTCTGACAACATTAATGTGTCATTTGAGTTTTTTCCGCCAAGCAATGAGAAGATGGAAGAGACGCTGTGGAACTCTGTACACCGTCTAAAAACACTGCAGCCAAAGTTTGTATCGGTAACTTACGGTGCTAACTCTGGTGAGCGTGACCGTACCCACTCAATCATCAAAGAGATCAAAGATCAGACTGGCCTTGTGGCTGCACCACACCTAACGTGTATTGATGCTAGCCGTGAAGAGTTGATTCAGATCGCAGACGACTACTGGGCGAATGGTATTCAGAGTATCGTTGCTCTACGTGGTGATATTCCCCCAGGTGGTGGTGCTCCAGAGATGTATGCCTCAGACCTTGTTAAACTGCTTAAATCTCGCCATGACTTCGATATCTCAGTTGCTGCTTTCCCTGAAGTACACCCAGAAGCGAAGAGTGCACAAGCCGACCTACTTAACCTAAAGCGTAAAGTGGATGCTGGCGCAAACCGTGCAATTACTCAGTTCTTCTTTGATGTGGAGAGCTACTTACGCTTCCGTGACCGTTGTGTAGCAGCAGGTATTGATGTCGAGATCGTACCGGGCATCCTACCTGTCTCTAACTTCAAGCAAGCATCTCGCTTTGCGGCGATGAACAACGTGAAAGTACCAGGTTGGATGGCGAAGCAGTTTGAAGGCCTAGACGATGATCCAACAACGCGTCAGCTTGTGGGTGCGAGCCAAGCGATTGATATGGTAAGAACGCTAAGCCGTGAAGGTGTGAAAGATTTCCACTTCTATACTCTGAACCGTGCTGAGATGACTTACGCACTTTGTCATACCCTAGGTGTGCGTCCTCAGGTTGCAGCACTGTAA